From Lactobacillus sp. PV012:
ACGGCGGATAGGATTCTCACCTATCTTTCGCTACTCATACCGGCATTCTCACTTCTAAGCGCTCCATTAGTCCTCTCGATCTAACTTCACCGCACTTAGAACGCTCTCCTACCACACATATAATATATGCATCCACAGTTTCGGTACTATGCTTAGCCCCGGTAAATTTTCGGCGCAGCGTCACTCGACTAGTGAGCTATTACGCACTCTTTAAATGATGGCTGCTTCTAAGCCAACATCCTAGTTGTCTACGCAACTCCACATCCTTTTCCACTTAGCATAGATTTGGGGACCTTAACTGGTGATCTGGGCTGTTTCCCTTTCGACTACGGATCTTATCACTCGCAGTCTGACTCCCGTGCATTGATATCTGGCATTCGAAGTTTATCTGGATTCAGTAACCCATGACGGGCCCCTAGTCCAAACAGCGCTCTACCTCCATTATCATTCACACGAGGCTAGCCCTAAAGCTATTTCGGAGAGAACCAGCTATCTCCAAGTTCGTTTGGAATTTCACCGCTACCCACAACTCATCCCCGCGATTTTTAACTCACGTGGGTTCGGTCCTCCAGTGTGTTTTACCACACCTTCAACCTGGTCATGGGTAGGTCACTTGGTTTCGGGTCTACGTCACATTACTCTTTCGCCCTATTCAGACTCGCTTTCGCTACGGCTCCGTCTTTTCTGACTTAACCTTGCAACATAACGTAACTCGCCGGTTCATTCTACAAAAGGCACGCCATTACACTTTAATGTGCTCTGACTACTTGTAGGCACACGGTTTCAGGTTCTATTTCACTCCCCTCCCGGGGTTCTTTTCACCTTTCCCTCACGGTACTGGTTCACTATCGGTCACTAGTTAGTATTTAGCCTTACGAGATGGTCCTCGCGGATTCAATCGGGATTCCTCGTGTCCCGACCTACTCAGGATCCTGCTAAGTCTTGTCGCAATTTCGCTTACGGGGCTATCACCCTCTCTGGCTTATCTTTCCAGATAATTCTGCTATCACTTCAAGTACTACATCGCAGTCCTTCAACCCCAACTGGCAAGCCAGTTGGTTTGGGCTCTTTCCTGTTCGCTCGCCGCTACTTAGGAAATCGATTTTTCTTTCTCTTCCTGCAGCTACTTAGATGTTTCAGTTCACTGCGTCTTCCTTCGTATAACTATTTATTCATCATACGATAATACCTCTCGGTATTGGGTTCCCCCATTCGGATATCTCCGGATCATCGCTTACTTACTGCTCCCCGAAGCCTTTCGTGGTTCGTCACGTCCTTCATCGGCTTCTAGTGCCAAGGCATTCACCATGCGCCCTTTTCTACTTGACCTATTTCAAGTTTGAGTTTCTCTCTTCTTCTCGGTCGCTCTTCAATCTGTTTCTCTTTCGATTGTCTCGGTTTTTTGCTTTGATTATATTCAGTTTTCAATGTACTAACTCTTGAGAACTTCTTTACTGCCCTCAAAACTAAACAAAAATTCTTCTGTGTGCCTTTTTCTTGTTTGGCTTTCTGACTTCTTTTAGTGTCTTCACACTCTCCATCAGTTGCCCTTCCTTAGAAAGGAGGTGATCCAGCCGCAGGTTCTCCTACGGCTACCTTGTTACGACTTCACCCTAATCATCTGTCCTACCTTAGACGGCTGACTCCTTAAAGGTTATCTCACCGGCTTTGGGTGTTACAGACTCTCATGGTGTGACGGGCGGTGTGTACAAGGCCCGGGAACGTATTCACCGCGGCGTGCTGATCCGCGATTACTAGCGATTCCAGCTTCATGTAGGCGAGTTGCAGCCTACAATCCGAACTGAGAACGGCTTTCAGAGATCCGCTTGCCTTCACAGGTTCGCTTCTCGTTGTACCGTCCATTGTAGCACGTGTGTAGCCCAGGTCATAAGGGGCATGATGACTTGACGTCATCCCCACCTTCCTCCGGTTTGTCACCGGCAGTCTCATTAGAGTGCCCAACTTAATGATGGCAACTAATGACAAGGGTTGCGCTCGTTGCGGGACTTAACCCAACATCTCACGACACGAGCTGACGACAGCCATGCACCACCTGTCTCAATGTCCCCGAAGGGAAAGCCTAATCTCTTAGGTTGTCATTGGATGTCAAGACCTGGTAAGGTTCTTCGCGTTGCTTCGAATTAAACCACATGCTCCACCGCTTGTGCGGGCCCCCGTCAATTCCTTTGAGTTTCAACCTTGCGGTCGTACTCCCCAGGCGGAGTGCTTAATGCGTTAGCTGCAGCACTGAGAGGCGGAAACCTCCCAACACTTAGCACTCATCGTTTACGGCATGGACTACCAGGGTATCTAATCCTGTTCGCTACCCATGCTTTCGAGCCTCAGCGTCAGTTGCAGACCAGAGAGCCGCCTTCGCCACTGGTGTTCTTCCATATATCTACGCATTCCACCGCTACACATGGAGTTCCACTCTCCTCTTCTGCACTCAAGTTTAACAGTTTCTGATGCAGTTCTTCGGTTGAGCCGAAGGCTTTCACATCAGACTTATTAAACCGCCTGCACTCGCTTTACGCCCAATAAATCCGGACAACGCTTGCCACCTACGTATTACCGCGGCTGCTGGCACGTAGTTAGCCGTGACTTTCTAGTTGATTACCGTCGAATAAAGGCCAGTTACTACCTCTATCTTTCTTCACCAACAACAGAGCTTTACGAGCCGAAACCCTTCTTCACTCACGCGGCGTTGCTCCATCAGACTTTCGTCCATTGTGGAAGATTCCCTACTGCTGCCTCCCGTAGGAGTTTGGGCCGTGTCTCAGTCCCAATGTGGCCGATCAGTCTCTCAACTCGGCTATGCATCATTGCCTTGGTAAGCCGTTACCTTACCAACTAGCTAATGCACCGCAGGTCCATCCAAGAGTGATAGAAATCCATCTTTCAAACTCTAGACATGCGTCTAGTGTTGTTATCCGGTATTAGCATCTGTTTCCAGGTGTTATCCCAGTCTCTTGGGCAGGTTACCCACGTGTTACTCACCCGTTCGCCGCTAGCTTGTATCTAGTTTCATGAAATGCAAGCATTTCAATCATCTAGGCAAGCTCGCTCGACTTGCATGTATTAGGCACGCCGCCAGCGTTCGTCCTGAGCCAGGATCAAACTCTCATTTCCTTTTTGAAATGAGCTTTTCTTAGCTCTTAACGTTTTTTTGATTTGTTATCTCAAATTTATTGCTTGCGAATTGACTTCGCTTTGTTTGGGGTTTATTTCCCCCGCACACTTACGAATTTTTGTTCAGTTTTCAAGGTACTAAAGCGTCGGTTGACTACTTATCTATTATATCATACTTGTTTTTTACTTGCAAGAGATAATTTTATTTTTCACTCTCTAAAAATATTCTTTTTCAGACAGCTATAATATCATATTACATCTCTCAAATAAATGCAAGAGTTTTTTTGATATTTTTCTCTTCGTGAGAAGCATATTATAATTTACACTCTTTTTATTAGTTCGTCAAGTACTTTTTTATATTTTTTCAAAAATACTTATTCCTACCTTTAAATTCCTTTCCTTGTTATTCTTTACCCTTACTTTATACCACCCATTCCCCTTTAATCTTATCCACTTATTTCCTTGTATTACCAACCTTTTGATTACCCCACCATTTTTAATTAATTCCATTTTCACTCTTTGCCTTTCTTGCTGGGTAATGTGAATCCAACATTCATTTTTTATACCTACTTCATTACTTTCTGCTTTTGCCATTCCATTATATATTCCACCTTCACCTATTAATTTCATTTATCTTTTCCTTTCAAAAAAAGGAACTTCTCTCGTAAGAGAAAGTTCCTCAGTTAATTTATTCACCAAGTGGTGCTTCTTTAGTAATTACCTTCATACCATGCATATATGGCTGTAAAGCTTCCGGAACATTTACAGTTCCATCTTCATTTTGGTAATTTTCCAAAATTGCTGCTACTGTTCTACCTACAGCTAAACCTGATCCATTTAAAGTATGAGCTAAATGAAGCTTACCATCTGCATCCCGGTAACGAATTTGGGCACGACGAGCTTGGAAATCAGTACAATTTGAACAACTTGAAATTTCACGATACTTGTCTTGAGCTGGCATCCATACTTCCAGGTCATAAGTTCTAGCACTAGTGAAACTAGCATCCCCAGTTGAAAGTGCAACTACATGATATGGTAAGCCAAGTTTTTGAAGTAAGTCTTCAGCATTGTGAGTTAATTTATCCAATTCATCCCATGAGCTGTCTTCATCAACAATTTTTACCATTTCTACTTTTCTAAATTCGTGCATTCTAATTAATCCACGTGTATCACGACCAGCTGAACCCGCTTCACTTCTAAAAGCAGGTGAAAAAGCAGTAACATTTACTGGCAATTTCTCTCCATTTAAAATCTTTCCACGGAAGTAGTTTACTAAAGGTACTTCTGCTGTAGGAATTAAAGTTAATTCACGAGGCTTATCTGGATCATCATTATCTACAATTGTGTAAACATCTTCAGTAAACTTAGGGAATTGGCCAGTTCCTTGCATTGATTCTCTATTTACCATGTAAGGTGGAATAATTTCTGTGTAACCAGCCTTCATGTTTTGGTCTAAGAAAAAGTTTGAAACTGCTCTTTCAAGCATGGCACCTGCACCTTTGTAGTAAACAAATCGTGCACCAGTTACTTTACCAGCTGTATCCCAATCTAAAATATCCAAATCTGTTCCAATTTCCCAGTGAGGCTTAGGGGTAAAATCAAACTTAGTTGGTTCATTCCATTTTCTAACTTCTTCATTGTAGCTTTCATCTGGTCCTACTGGCACACCATC
This genomic window contains:
- the serS gene encoding serine--tRNA ligase, whose amino-acid sequence is MLDIKVIRENLDWAKEKLATRGVEAKELDELVEIDKKRREALTKSETLKQKRNEVSDQIAQAKRNKEDASQAIKAMREVGKEIKDLDKEVDELTEKQNYILLRLPNFPADGVPVGPDESYNEEVRKWNEPTKFDFTPKPHWEIGTDLDILDWDTAGKVTGARFVYYKGAGAMLERAVSNFFLDQNMKAGYTEIIPPYMVNRESMQGTGQFPKFTEDVYTIVDNDDPDKPRELTLIPTAEVPLVNYFRGKILNGEKLPVNVTAFSPAFRSEAGSAGRDTRGLIRMHEFRKVEMVKIVDEDSSWDELDKLTHNAEDLLQKLGLPYHVVALSTGDASFTSARTYDLEVWMPAQDKYREISSCSNCTDFQARRAQIRYRDADGKLHLAHTLNGSGLAVGRTVAAILENYQNEDGTVNVPEALQPYMHGMKVITKEAPLGE